The Brenneria rubrifaciens genome has a window encoding:
- a CDS encoding ABC transporter ATP-binding protein — MTYALELAQLTKTYAGGVKALRGIDLQVEAGDFYALLGPNGAGKSTTIGIVSSLVNKTAGRVQVFGYDLDRDAVNAKHQLGLVPQEFNFNQFETALQIVVSQAGYYGVKRGDALLRAEKYLRQLDLWEKRNEQSRMLSGGMKRRLMIARALMHEPKLLILDEPTAGVDIELRRSMWGFLKELNAQGTTIILTTHYLEEAEMLCRNIGIIQNGELVENTSMRHLLSKLKSETFIFDLAARSPLPQLEGYPFRLLDTSTLEVEVMREQGLNALFSQLSAQGIQILSMRNKANRLEELFVTLVNGKGEKA; from the coding sequence ATGACATATGCACTGGAATTGGCGCAATTAACCAAAACCTACGCCGGCGGCGTCAAGGCATTGCGCGGGATCGATCTACAGGTCGAAGCGGGCGACTTTTATGCCCTGCTGGGGCCAAATGGCGCGGGAAAATCTACCACCATTGGCATTGTTAGCTCATTAGTAAATAAAACCGCGGGAAGGGTACAGGTTTTTGGCTATGACCTGGATCGGGATGCCGTTAACGCCAAGCATCAACTGGGGTTGGTGCCGCAGGAATTTAACTTTAACCAGTTTGAAACCGCATTGCAGATTGTGGTGAGCCAGGCAGGATATTACGGCGTAAAACGCGGCGACGCGTTGTTGCGGGCGGAAAAATACCTCAGGCAGTTGGATCTGTGGGAGAAGCGTAATGAGCAGTCCCGGATGCTCTCCGGCGGGATGAAGCGCCGTTTGATGATTGCCCGTGCGCTGATGCATGAACCCAAACTGCTGATTCTTGATGAGCCAACCGCCGGCGTAGATATTGAGTTGCGCCGTTCCATGTGGGGCTTTCTGAAAGAGCTCAACGCGCAGGGCACCACGATTATTTTGACCACCCACTATCTGGAAGAGGCTGAAATGCTGTGCCGCAATATCGGCATTATCCAGAATGGCGAGCTGGTGGAAAATACGTCGATGCGGCATTTGCTCTCCAAACTGAAATCTGAAACGTTTATTTTCGATTTGGCCGCCAGAAGTCCGTTACCTCAGCTTGAAGGTTATCCGTTCCGTTTGCTGGATACGTCGACGCTGGAGGTGGAGGTCATGCGTGAGCAGGGTCTGAATGCGCTGTTCAGCCAGTTAAGCGCGCAGGGGATACAGATATTGAGTATGCGTAACAAGGCGAACCGGCTGGAGGAGCTGTTTGTCACCCTGGTTAACGGTAAGGGAGAAAAAGCATGA
- the can gene encoding carbonate dehydratase — MKDIETLIANNQRWSKTMVEEDPGYFERLAQTQQPRFLWIGCSDSRVPAESLTSLEPGELFVHRNVANLVIHTDLNCLSVVQYAVEVLEVEHIIICGHYGCGGVQAALENPELGLINNWLLHIRDLWYKHSSLLGELPPEQRLNTLCEINVIEQVYNLGHSTVMQSAWKRGQKITVHGWVYGIQDGCLRDLEVTATSRESLEQRYRRAISSLP; from the coding sequence ATGAAAGATATTGAAACGCTCATCGCCAACAACCAACGCTGGTCGAAAACGATGGTGGAAGAAGATCCTGGTTATTTTGAACGACTGGCGCAGACACAACAGCCTCGTTTTTTGTGGATTGGATGCTCGGATAGCCGCGTACCCGCGGAAAGCCTGACCAGCCTCGAACCTGGAGAGCTGTTTGTTCACCGTAACGTCGCCAATCTGGTCATTCACACCGACCTCAATTGCCTGTCCGTTGTGCAATATGCTGTCGAAGTACTGGAAGTCGAACATATCATTATCTGCGGCCACTACGGTTGCGGCGGTGTGCAAGCGGCGCTTGAAAACCCCGAACTGGGGCTGATCAACAACTGGCTGCTGCACATCCGCGACCTATGGTACAAGCATAGTTCGCTACTGGGAGAACTGCCGCCCGAACAGCGGCTGAATACGCTGTGCGAAATCAATGTTATTGAACAGGTTTATAACCTCGGCCACTCTACCGTGATGCAGTCAGCCTGGAAACGCGGGCAGAAAATCACGGTCCACGGTTGGGTTTACGGTATTCAGGACGGTTGCCTGCGGGATTTGGAAGTCACCGCCACCAGCAGAGAGTCACTGGAGCAACGCTACCGCCGCGCGATTTCCTCCCTGCCCTGA
- the hpt gene encoding hypoxanthine phosphoribosyltransferase, with amino-acid sequence MKHTVEVMISEQEVMARVNELGRQISEHYRNRGNDMVLVGLLRGSFIFMADLCRAIDVSHEVDFMTASSYGRGMNSTRDVKILKDLDEDIRGKDVLIVEDIIDSGNTLSRVREILQLREPESLAICTLLDKPERREVDVKVEWVGFSIPDEFVVGYGIDYAQHYRHLPYVGKVVPQA; translated from the coding sequence ATGAAACATACCGTAGAAGTCATGATTTCCGAACAGGAAGTGATGGCGCGAGTTAACGAGTTAGGTCGGCAAATCAGTGAACACTACCGTAACCGCGGCAACGATATGGTGCTGGTTGGCTTACTGCGCGGTTCATTTATCTTTATGGCGGATTTGTGCCGGGCTATTGATGTTTCACACGAAGTCGATTTCATGACGGCATCCAGCTATGGCCGCGGGATGAATAGCACGCGCGACGTCAAAATCCTCAAGGATCTGGACGAAGATATTCGTGGTAAAGATGTGTTGATCGTTGAGGATATTATCGACTCCGGCAACACGTTGAGCAGAGTGCGTGAAATCCTGCAATTGCGCGAACCCGAATCGCTGGCGATATGTACCCTGCTGGATAAGCCGGAACGCCGGGAAGTGGACGTAAAAGTCGAGTGGGTGGGGTTCTCTATTCCCGATGAGTTTGTGGTGGGCTATGGCATCGACTACGCCCAGCATTATCGACATTTACCCTATGTCGGCAAAGTCGTCCCTCAGGCGTGA
- a CDS encoding ABC transporter ATP-binding protein, with product MVTLVDILGVQSLSCRSPQGASLEKVTFAVRADEAICLLGRNGSGKTTLLQAIAGLLPIEQGEIKLAGQSISTPQQRLPPEQRQIGLIFQDDTLFPHLTAAGNVAFGLYGQSPGEVARSGGEILTLLKLDDVASRYPHELSNEQRHRLSIARILACKPELLLLDEPFPGLDSHSRHHLITELRQILKQRHIAAIFATHNREAAFACADHLILLEEGSIVQQGYPYELYHRPINRFAADFLGNTNYLPVKILSDHRWQSALGEHHANRPLNQPINSACDWMVRPLDVALALDADGAAQIEDRLFTGTSNLYKVSLNAQTILVQTSNWFEPGQNVRLSIKTDQPVLFPVTPDADS from the coding sequence ATGGTGACGTTGGTGGATATTCTGGGTGTGCAGTCATTAAGCTGTCGCTCGCCGCAGGGGGCGAGTCTGGAAAAGGTGACGTTTGCCGTGAGAGCGGATGAAGCGATCTGTTTGTTGGGCAGAAACGGTAGCGGCAAAACGACGCTATTGCAGGCTATTGCCGGGTTGTTACCGATAGAGCAGGGGGAAATTAAGCTTGCCGGGCAATCTATCAGTACACCCCAGCAGAGGTTGCCGCCGGAGCAACGTCAGATTGGCCTGATTTTTCAGGACGATACCTTGTTTCCCCATTTGACCGCCGCAGGGAATGTGGCGTTTGGTCTATATGGTCAATCGCCCGGCGAGGTGGCGCGGAGCGGCGGAGAAATACTGACGCTCTTGAAACTTGACGATGTGGCGTCCCGCTATCCTCACGAATTGTCAAATGAACAGCGGCATCGTTTGTCGATTGCTCGGATACTGGCCTGTAAGCCTGAACTGCTGTTGCTGGACGAACCTTTTCCCGGACTGGATAGCCACAGTCGTCATCATCTGATAACCGAACTGCGGCAAATACTCAAGCAGCGGCACATCGCGGCTATTTTCGCGACACATAACCGGGAAGCGGCGTTTGCCTGTGCAGATCATCTCATCTTGCTGGAAGAGGGGAGCATTGTGCAGCAGGGATATCCCTATGAGCTATACCACCGTCCTATCAACCGGTTTGCTGCGGATTTTCTGGGTAACACGAATTATTTGCCCGTGAAGATCCTGAGCGATCATCGATGGCAGAGCGCACTAGGCGAACACCATGCGAACCGTCCGCTGAATCAACCGATTAATTCAGCCTGCGACTGGATGGTGCGCCCTTTGGATGTGGCGCTGGCGCTGGATGCAGACGGCGCGGCGCAAATTGAGGATAGGCTTTTTACCGGTACGTCCAATCTCTATAAGGTAAGTCTGAATGCGCAGACGATCCTGGTTCAAACCAGCAACTGGTTTGAACCAGGACAGAACGTGCGTCTGAGCATTAAAACCGATCAGCCGGTACTCTTTCCGGTAACGCCAGACGCAGACTCATAA
- a CDS encoding ABC transporter permease translates to MISGVWRVSSWLSAGLLLLLLATLLFQAFFAEGRGFTLLWQTGLTTYLLNSAVLMAGTTLLSLLIGLPAAWLMAMTRFPGQRLLLWALCLPLAMPAFLLAYLYGDALRFVAPVRWQSDSVAFLSGACAILALVFYPYIYLLVRHALAKQPANLLYSARLLKHSPSQVMWRVCLPITRPAMVVGAVLVALEAFGDYGTASYLAIPTLTTAVLDIWQHQGDLSAAARVAVMILPVIFLLMFLAHIWRRKQQVYQTHLQSEPFAPPVLRGWRSGLAQFYCWSLVCLAFIFPFLRLASWAVMDVVRGWDRAFLHAIGNSVLVSVMTTALITLMALSFVFYNRTAGQSANPHAVCLIRLSYAMPGAVLAIGLFILLVCIDHAIGQLAKSVALSLPETLLSQSLFVLILAYSVKFSRLMLDGLEYSMAKIPVSLDRACLVLKCSAAARWSRVHLPLLSRALLGGAVLIFTESMKELNVSLLLRPFHLETLASYVFRFTLEEPVMSFALPALVLVLVGMAPVVGLSRVLNFKG, encoded by the coding sequence ATGATCTCTGGTGTCTGGCGCGTCAGCAGTTGGTTGTCGGCGGGGCTGTTGCTGCTTCTTTTAGCAACGCTTTTGTTTCAGGCTTTTTTTGCTGAAGGTCGAGGATTTACCCTGCTATGGCAAACAGGGCTAACGACTTATCTGCTGAATTCCGCCGTGCTGATGGCGGGCACGACGTTACTCAGCCTGCTCATCGGCTTGCCCGCGGCCTGGCTGATGGCGATGACCCGTTTTCCCGGCCAGCGTCTATTGCTGTGGGCGCTCTGTTTGCCGCTGGCGATGCCCGCTTTCCTGCTGGCTTATCTTTATGGCGATGCGCTGAGGTTTGTCGCGCCTGTGCGGTGGCAGTCGGATTCAGTGGCTTTTCTCAGCGGAGCCTGTGCGATTCTTGCTCTGGTTTTTTACCCGTATATTTATCTGCTGGTGCGTCATGCATTGGCGAAACAGCCTGCCAACCTGCTTTATTCTGCCCGGTTGCTTAAGCATTCCCCTTCACAGGTGATGTGGCGCGTGTGCCTGCCAATCACCCGGCCAGCCATGGTTGTGGGGGCGGTGCTGGTTGCGCTGGAGGCGTTCGGCGACTACGGCACGGCGTCTTATCTGGCGATCCCCACGCTGACGACCGCCGTGCTGGATATCTGGCAGCATCAGGGCGATCTGAGCGCGGCAGCGCGTGTTGCCGTTATGATTTTGCCCGTTATTTTTTTATTGATGTTTCTGGCGCACATTTGGCGGCGGAAACAACAAGTCTATCAAACGCATTTGCAGTCGGAACCGTTTGCCCCGCCAGTTTTACGAGGCTGGCGGAGCGGGCTGGCGCAGTTCTACTGCTGGAGTCTTGTCTGTCTGGCGTTCATTTTCCCCTTTTTGCGGCTGGCGTCCTGGGCCGTGATGGACGTTGTGCGGGGATGGGATAGGGCGTTTTTGCACGCCATCGGTAATAGCGTGCTGGTATCTGTCATGACCACGGCATTGATTACCCTCATGGCGTTATCGTTTGTGTTTTATAACCGAACGGCAGGCCAATCGGCCAACCCGCACGCTGTGTGTCTGATCAGGCTAAGCTATGCGATGCCGGGCGCTGTTTTGGCCATTGGTTTGTTTATCCTGCTGGTTTGTATCGATCACGCTATCGGGCAGTTGGCTAAAAGCGTGGCGCTATCGTTACCAGAAACGCTGTTATCACAATCGTTATTCGTCTTGATACTGGCCTACAGCGTCAAATTCAGTCGTCTGATGCTGGATGGTTTGGAGTACAGCATGGCGAAGATTCCGGTATCGCTGGATCGAGCCTGTCTGGTGTTGAAATGCTCTGCCGCAGCGCGTTGGTCGCGGGTACATCTTCCCTTGTTGAGTCGTGCCCTGCTAGGCGGTGCGGTGCTGATCTTTACAGAAAGTATGAAGGAACTGAATGTCTCTCTGCTATTGCGTCCGTTTCATCTTGAAACGCTGGCGAGCTATGTTTTCCGGTTTACTTTGGAGGAGCCGGTGATGTCGTTTGCCTTGCCTGCATTGGTGCTGGTCCTGGTGGGAATGGCGCCGGTGGTCGGCTTGAGCCGGGTTTTGAACTTCAAAGGGTAA
- a CDS encoding YacC family pilotin-like protein encodes MKNSALAMLLLSLMSVSSASKALNEFEAEDLADLTAIFVYLKNNCGYQDLPNEQIRRTLVAFARQNKWDLSNYNAYNMAAMGEDSYRDLSKIAIPTTKKCQSLARNSLGLLSYAQ; translated from the coding sequence ATGAAAAACTCTGCGCTGGCGATGCTCCTCCTGAGTCTGATGAGCGTCTCCTCCGCCAGCAAGGCGCTTAACGAATTTGAAGCGGAAGATCTTGCCGATCTGACTGCCATTTTCGTTTATTTGAAGAACAACTGTGGCTATCAGGATCTGCCCAACGAGCAGATTCGCCGGACGTTAGTCGCGTTTGCGCGGCAGAACAAATGGGATCTCAGCAATTACAATGCCTATAACATGGCGGCGATGGGTGAAGACAGTTATCGCGATCTCAGCAAGATTGCGATCCCAACGACTAAAAAATGCCAATCACTGGCCCGTAATTCACTCGGATTGCTTTCCTACGCGCAATAA
- the speE gene encoding polyamine aminopropyltransferase, which translates to MSQKETWYETLHANFGQYFSIDRVLYHQKTDHQDLIIFENAALGRVMALDGVVQTTERDEFIYHEMLTHVPLLAHGNAKRVLIIGGGDGGMLREVSRHRRIEHITMVEIDAGVVEFCRQYLPNHNAGAYDDPRFNLVIDDGVKFVSQCSEKFDVIISDCTDPIGPGESLFTSDFYQGCARCLNEGGIFVAQNGVCFLQQDEAVNSHKKLSRYFSDVSFYQAAIPTYYGGIMTFAWASNNATLRQITVDTLRQRFAASDIVCRYYNPEVHAGSFALPQYLLNALSGSR; encoded by the coding sequence ATGTCCCAGAAAGAAACTTGGTATGAAACCCTGCATGCCAACTTCGGTCAGTATTTCTCGATTGACCGGGTGTTGTATCACCAAAAGACCGATCATCAGGATCTGATTATTTTTGAAAACGCGGCCTTAGGTCGTGTCATGGCGCTTGACGGCGTGGTTCAGACCACCGAGCGTGATGAATTTATCTACCACGAAATGCTGACCCATGTCCCACTTCTGGCCCACGGCAATGCCAAACGCGTGCTGATCATCGGCGGCGGCGACGGCGGGATGCTGCGCGAAGTCAGTCGGCACCGCCGCATTGAGCACATTACCATGGTAGAAATCGACGCTGGCGTGGTGGAATTCTGCCGCCAGTATTTGCCCAACCATAATGCCGGCGCTTACGACGATCCTCGTTTCAATCTGGTTATTGACGATGGCGTGAAATTCGTCAGTCAATGCAGTGAAAAATTTGATGTCATCATTTCCGACTGCACCGATCCCATCGGACCAGGTGAAAGCCTGTTCACCTCGGATTTTTATCAAGGATGCGCGCGTTGCCTGAATGAAGGCGGCATTTTTGTCGCCCAAAACGGAGTCTGTTTCCTGCAACAGGATGAAGCCGTTAACAGTCACAAAAAACTTAGTCGCTATTTCAGCGACGTGAGTTTTTATCAGGCAGCCATACCGACCTACTACGGTGGTATCATGACATTCGCTTGGGCCAGTAATAATGCGACGCTGCGCCAGATCACCGTAGACACTTTACGTCAGCGCTTCGCCGCTTCGGATATTGTATGTCGCTATTACAATCCAGAAGTGCATGCGGGTAGCTTTGCGCTACCACAGTATTTATTGAATGCATTATCCGGTTCACGATAA
- the speD gene encoding adenosylmethionine decarboxylase, which yields MHKLKLHGFNNLTKSLSFCIYDICYTRTDDERDGYIAYIDEQYNANRLTEILSETCSIIGANILNIARQDYEPQGASVTILVSEEPIDPRDVDNSEHPGPLPNSVVAHLDKSHICVHTYPESHPESGLCTFRADIEVSTCGVISPLKALNYLIHQLESDIVTIDYRVRGFTRDINGVKYFIDHQINSIQNFMSEDMKSLYHMMDVNVYQENIFHTKMLLKDFDLKHYLFNVRPETLSEAERKRITDLLYHEMQEIYYGRNLPIL from the coding sequence TTGCACAAGCTGAAACTACACGGCTTTAACAATCTGACCAAAAGCCTGAGTTTTTGTATCTACGATATCTGTTACACCAGAACAGACGATGAACGTGATGGTTACATCGCCTATATTGATGAGCAGTATAACGCCAACCGTTTGACGGAGATCCTGAGCGAAACCTGCTCAATCATCGGGGCCAATATTCTTAATATCGCCCGTCAGGACTATGAACCGCAGGGCGCCAGCGTCACGATTCTGGTCAGCGAAGAGCCGATAGACCCGCGTGATGTCGATAACTCTGAACACCCGGGGCCTTTGCCCAATTCTGTGGTTGCGCACCTCGATAAAAGCCACATTTGCGTACATACCTACCCGGAAAGCCATCCTGAAAGCGGGCTGTGTACTTTTCGCGCCGACATTGAAGTGTCGACCTGTGGGGTGATTTCTCCCTTAAAAGCCCTTAACTACCTGATTCACCAATTGGAATCCGACATCGTGACCATTGATTATCGCGTGCGGGGATTCACCCGGGATATCAATGGTGTAAAGTATTTCATCGACCATCAGATCAATTCAATTCAGAACTTCATGTCAGAAGATATGAAATCGCTTTATCACATGATGGACGTTAACGTTTATCAGGAAAATATCTTTCATACCAAGATGTTACTGAAAGACTTCGATCTGAAGCACTATCTGTTTAACGTCAGACCCGAAACATTGAGCGAAGCCGAGCGTAAAAGAATCACTGATTTGCTGTATCACGAGATGCAGGAGATCTATTACGGCAGAAATCTGCCCATACTGTAA
- the nrdH gene encoding glutaredoxin-like protein NrdH, which produces MRITIFTKPDCVQCNATCRALDKQGIDYQLVDLTEDAQALQQVRALGYQQVPVVMTADDHWSGFRPDKISTLHASQRLQ; this is translated from the coding sequence ATGCGCATTACCATTTTCACCAAACCAGATTGTGTTCAATGCAATGCGACCTGCCGTGCGCTGGATAAACAGGGAATTGACTATCAACTGGTGGACTTAACGGAAGATGCCCAGGCGTTACAGCAGGTAAGAGCACTCGGTTATCAACAAGTACCGGTTGTGATGACGGCTGACGATCATTGGAGCGGCTTTCGTCCTGACAAAATCAGTACGCTTCACGCCTCCCAACGGCTTCAGTAA
- the nrdI gene encoding class Ib ribonucleoside-diphosphate reductase assembly flavoprotein NrdI: MNPLVYFSSQSENTHRFISKVGLPALRIPIATELPTLKVDQPYILVVPSYGGGGSKGAVPRQVIHFLNERQNRDYLRGVIAAGNMNFGAAYGIAGDIIAQKCQVPYLYRFELLGTAEDVANVRKGVIEFWQQQNP, translated from the coding sequence ATGAACCCACTGGTCTATTTTTCCAGCCAGTCGGAAAACACCCATCGCTTTATCAGCAAGGTTGGGTTACCAGCCCTGCGAATACCCATCGCGACCGAGCTACCGACACTGAAAGTGGATCAGCCTTATATTCTGGTGGTTCCCAGCTACGGCGGCGGCGGTAGTAAAGGCGCCGTCCCCCGTCAGGTGATCCATTTTCTGAACGAACGGCAAAATCGTGATTACCTGCGTGGCGTCATCGCCGCAGGCAATATGAACTTCGGCGCAGCGTACGGTATCGCGGGCGACATTATCGCGCAGAAGTGTCAGGTGCCTTACCTGTATCGCTTCGAGCTGCTTGGCACCGCAGAAGACGTTGCAAATGTGCGTAAGGGAGTAATTGAATTTTGGCAACAACAGAATCCGTGA
- the nrdE gene encoding class 1b ribonucleoside-diphosphate reductase subunit alpha: MATTESVTTKPANTELDYHSLNAMLNLYNAEGNIQFEQDKLAARRYFLQHVNQNTVFFHNLEEKLRYLVEEGYYEAEVLDQYAFNFIKSLFQQAYSHKFRFQTFLGAFKYYTGYTLKTFDGKRYLERYEDRVCMVALTLAAGDAELASALVDEIISGRFQPATPTFLNCGKKQRGELVSCFLLRIEDNMESIGRAVNSALQLSKRGGGVAFMLTNIRETGAPIKRIENQSSGIIPVMKMLEDAFSYANQLGARQGAGAVYLNAHHPDILRFLDTKRENADEKIRIKTLSLGVVIPDITFQLAKNNQVMYLFSPYDVEQVYGVPLSEISISEKYHEMVNDKRIRKSHIKAREFFQILAEIQFESGYPYMMFEDTVNRANPIQGRINMSNLCSEILQVNDASLYDEDLGYQHIGKDISCNLGSLNIAKTMSSPDFGLTVEMAIRALTAVSDMSHIRCVPSIEKGNDESHAIGLGQMNLHGYLAKERIFYGSEEGVDFTNIYFYTVAYHALRASNQLAIERGQRFKGFENSKYASGEYFDKYIEQKWQPATERVQTLFAQAGIAIPTQQDWAALRESVMAYGIYNQNLQAVPPTGSISYINHSTSSIHPIVSRIEIRKEGKIGRVYYPAPYMTNDNQEYYQDAYEIGPQKIIDTYAAATQHVDQGLSLTLFFRDTATTRDINKAQIYAWTKGIKTIYYIRIRQMALEGTEVQGCVSCAL, from the coding sequence TTGGCAACAACAGAATCCGTGACCACCAAACCAGCCAACACGGAGCTGGACTACCATTCTCTGAACGCCATGCTGAACCTCTACAACGCAGAGGGAAATATCCAGTTTGAACAGGACAAACTGGCCGCACGGCGTTATTTCCTGCAACACGTGAATCAAAACACCGTGTTTTTCCATAATCTGGAAGAAAAACTGCGCTATCTGGTCGAAGAAGGCTATTACGAAGCCGAAGTTCTGGATCAATACGCCTTCAATTTTATCAAAAGCCTCTTCCAGCAAGCTTATAGCCATAAGTTCCGCTTTCAAACGTTTCTGGGCGCCTTTAAATACTATACCGGCTACACCCTTAAAACCTTTGATGGCAAACGCTATCTGGAACGCTATGAAGATCGCGTCTGCATGGTCGCACTGACGCTGGCCGCCGGCGATGCCGAACTTGCCAGCGCCCTGGTGGACGAAATCATCAGCGGCCGGTTTCAGCCTGCCACGCCCACTTTTCTGAACTGTGGCAAAAAGCAGCGGGGCGAGCTGGTTTCCTGCTTCCTGCTGCGCATTGAAGACAATATGGAGTCCATCGGTCGCGCCGTTAACTCCGCGCTACAGCTTTCCAAGCGCGGAGGCGGTGTCGCCTTCATGCTCACCAACATCCGTGAAACCGGCGCGCCGATCAAACGCATCGAAAATCAGTCATCCGGCATTATTCCGGTGATGAAAATGCTGGAAGATGCGTTTTCCTACGCCAACCAACTGGGGGCGCGGCAAGGGGCTGGCGCGGTTTATCTCAATGCGCATCATCCCGATATTTTGCGCTTCCTTGATACCAAACGGGAAAATGCCGATGAAAAAATCCGCATTAAAACGCTATCGCTTGGCGTCGTCATCCCGGATATCACTTTTCAGCTAGCGAAAAACAATCAGGTGATGTATCTGTTCTCGCCATACGATGTCGAGCAGGTATATGGCGTTCCGCTATCGGAAATCAGTATCAGCGAAAAATACCATGAAATGGTGAACGACAAACGCATCCGCAAGTCACACATCAAGGCCAGAGAGTTCTTCCAGATTCTTGCCGAGATCCAGTTTGAGTCCGGCTATCCCTACATGATGTTCGAGGATACGGTAAACCGGGCGAACCCGATTCAGGGACGCATCAACATGAGCAACCTGTGCTCTGAGATTTTACAGGTTAATGACGCCAGCCTGTACGATGAAGACCTGGGCTATCAACATATCGGCAAGGATATCTCCTGTAATCTCGGCTCGCTGAACATCGCCAAAACGATGTCGTCCCCCGACTTTGGGCTAACGGTGGAAATGGCCATTCGCGCACTAACCGCCGTTTCCGATATGAGCCACATCCGTTGCGTGCCTTCTATCGAGAAAGGTAACGACGAATCTCACGCCATTGGCCTCGGCCAGATGAATCTGCATGGTTATCTGGCGAAAGAGCGCATTTTTTACGGTTCCGAGGAAGGCGTTGATTTCACCAATATCTATTTTTATACCGTTGCCTACCACGCACTGCGCGCCTCAAACCAACTGGCGATAGAACGGGGTCAGCGATTTAAAGGCTTTGAAAATTCGAAGTATGCGTCTGGCGAATATTTTGACAAATACATCGAACAGAAATGGCAGCCCGCAACAGAACGCGTACAGACGCTGTTCGCACAGGCAGGGATTGCCATTCCCACCCAGCAGGATTGGGCGGCCTTACGCGAGTCGGTCATGGCTTATGGCATTTATAATCAGAATTTGCAGGCCGTGCCCCCAACTGGCTCGATTTCTTATATCAATCATTCTACTTCCAGCATTCATCCGATTGTGTCGCGTATTGAGATTCGTAAAGAGGGCAAGATCGGACGGGTTTACTACCCTGCGCCTTATATGACCAATGACAATCAGGAATACTACCAGGACGCCTACGAAATCGGCCCGCAGAAAATTATTGATACCTACGCCGCCGCCACCCAGCATGTCGATCAGGGGCTGTCGCTGACGCTGTTCTTCCGCGACACGGCCACCACGCGGGACATCAATAAAGCGCAAATTTACGCGTGGACCAAGGGTATCAAAACCATCTATTACATTCGAATACGACAGATGGCGTTGGAAGGTACAGAGGTGCAGGGCTGTGTGTCCTGCGCGCTATAG
- the nrdF gene encoding class 1b ribonucleoside-diphosphate reductase subunit beta: protein MTLLTRVQAINWNKIEDEKDLEVWNRLTSNFWLPEKVPLSNDIPSWGTLNAHERQLTIRVFTGLTLLDTIQNTLGAPTLMPDAVTPHEEAVLSNISFMEAVHARSYSSIFSTLCLTSEVDDAYRWSEENPALQKKASIILAHYRSDDPLMKKVASVFLESFLFYSGFYLPMYWSSRAKLTNTADLIRLIIRDEAVHGYYIGYKFQQGLAKADTARQQQVKNFAYDLLQDLYDNEVLYTQELYDSVGWTEDVKKFLHYNANKALMNLGYEALFPAGMTDVNPAILSALSPNADENHDFFSGSGSSYVIGKAVNTEDEDWDF from the coding sequence ATGACATTGCTGACGCGCGTCCAGGCCATCAACTGGAACAAAATTGAAGATGAGAAAGATTTGGAGGTCTGGAATCGGCTGACATCGAATTTCTGGCTGCCGGAAAAAGTGCCGCTTTCCAATGATATTCCTTCATGGGGAACGCTGAACGCCCATGAACGCCAGTTGACGATCCGGGTTTTCACCGGACTGACGCTGTTGGACACCATTCAGAACACGCTGGGTGCGCCAACACTCATGCCTGACGCGGTTACGCCTCATGAAGAGGCAGTGCTATCCAACATCAGCTTTATGGAAGCGGTTCATGCCCGTTCCTATAGTTCCATTTTTTCAACACTGTGCCTGACTAGCGAAGTGGATGACGCCTACCGCTGGAGCGAAGAAAATCCGGCGCTACAGAAGAAAGCATCCATTATTCTGGCGCATTACCGCAGTGACGACCCGCTGATGAAAAAAGTCGCCAGCGTTTTTCTGGAGTCTTTCCTGTTCTATTCGGGCTTCTATCTGCCGATGTATTGGTCAAGCCGCGCCAAATTAACCAACACCGCGGATCTGATACGGCTGATTATCCGGGATGAAGCCGTGCACGGTTATTACATCGGCTATAAATTCCAGCAAGGTCTGGCAAAAGCGGATACCGCACGTCAGCAGCAGGTTAAAAATTTCGCGTACGACCTGTTGCAGGATTTGTATGACAATGAAGTGCTGTATACCCAGGAGTTGTACGACAGTGTCGGCTGGACGGAGGATGTCAAAAAATTCTTGCACTATAATGCCAATAAAGCGTTGATGAACCTGGGTTATGAAGCGTTATTCCCTGCCGGCATGACGGACGTGAACCCGGCGATCCTCTCCGCGCTTTCGCCTAATGCTGACGAGAATCATGACTTCTTCTCCGGTTCCGGTTCTTCATACGTGATTGGCAAAGCGGTGAATACGGAAGATGAGGACTGGGACTTCTAG